The Medicago truncatula cultivar Jemalong A17 chromosome 4, MtrunA17r5.0-ANR, whole genome shotgun sequence genome includes a region encoding these proteins:
- the LOC11419377 gene encoding uncharacterized protein — protein MAEEFSTGMAMVPHAISTKKRPAKNEKICLEDYIHLLHSRHTVDLTMNQLNQVIRIHGFKKIHHAPKKVLTDAVDAIDLVDLPRSTLSESISAFAVLTVEEAVADLSDLNWQECCVTSIQKFGCCEDRRSFPASMDQNPGVANQSHSQSRSLTPETFKRKLEAAKLVPRRKRSSIQSLQSSVSIVDSASC, from the exons atgGCAGAAGAATTCTCAACGGGAATGGCAATGGTACCACACGCAATCTCCACGAAGAAGCGACCAGCAAAGAACGAGAAGATCTGCCTCGAAGATTACATTCATCTTCTTCACTCTCGCCACACCGTTGATCTCACCATGAATCAACTCAATCAG GTCATTCGTATTCACGGCTTCAAGAAAATTCATCACGCTCCTAAG AAAGTGTTGACTGATGCTGTGGACGCGATCGATCTGGTGGATCTACCACGATCTACGCTTTCCGAGAGCATTTCCGCGTTCGCTGTGCTGACGGTGGAGGAAGCTGTTGCAGATCTCAGCGATCTCAACTGGCAAGAATGTTGTGTCACTTCTATCCAGAAATTCGGTTGCTGCGAGGATAGGAGATCGTTTCCTGCTTCCATGGATCAGAATCCCGGAGTCGCGAATCAGTCGCACTCACAGAGCCGTAGTCTCACTCCTGAAACTTTTAAGCGTAAGCTAGAAGCTGCAAAATTGGTGCCGAGGCGTAAGAGGAGCAGTATTCAATCTCTTCAATCTTCCGTGTCAATTGTTGATTCTGCTTCGTGCTGA
- the LOC11414121 gene encoding senescence-specific cysteine protease SAG39: MTANNQLYHSISLSLLLCLGLFAIQVTSRTLQDDSNIYEKHEQWMVHYGKVYKDLQERENRLKIFKENVNYIEASNNAGNNKLYKLGINQFADLTNEEFIASRNKFKGHMCSSITKTSTFKYENASVPSTVDWRKKGAVTPVKNQGQCGCCWAFSAVAATEGIHKLSTGKLVSLSEQELVDCDTKGVDQGCEGGLMDDAFKFIIQNHGLNTEAQYPYQGVDGTCSANKASIHAVTITGYEDVPANNEQALQKAVANQPISVAIDASGSDFQFYKSGVFTGSCGTELDHGVTAVGYGVGNDGTKYWLVKNSWGTDWGEEGYIKMQRGVDAAEGLCGIAMEASYPTA, encoded by the exons ATGACTGCCAATAATCAATTATatcatagcatttcattgtcaTTGCTTTTATGTTTGGGATTGTTTGCTATTCAAGTCACTTCTCGTACTCTCCAAGATGACTCCAACATATATGAGAAGCATGAACAATGGATGGTTCACTATGGCAAAGTCTATAAGGATCTTCAAGAAAGAGAGAATCGTTTAAAGATATTCAAAGAAAACGTAAATTACATTGAAGCTTCCAACAATGCTGGCAATAACAAGTTATACAAATTAGGCATTAATCAATTTGCAGACCTCACCAACGAGGAGTTCATAGCATCTAGAAACAAATTCAAAGGTCATATGTGCTCCTCAATCACAAAGACAAGTACTTTTAAGTATGAAAATGCAAGTGTTCCATCAACAGTGGATTGGAGAAAGAAAGGAGCAGTAACACCAGTGAAGAACCAAGGTCAATGTG GATGTTGTTGGGCATTTTCTGCTGTTGCGGCAACCGAAGGAATCCATAAGTTGAGTACTGGGAAGTTGGTCTCTTTATCGgaacaagaacttgttgattgtGACACAAAAGGTGTAGACCAAGGTTGTGAGGGTGGTCTTATGGATGATgctttcaaattcatcattcaaaATCATGGACTCAACACTGAAGCTCAATACCCCTATCAAGGTGTTGACGGAACTTGCAGTGCAAACAAAGCATCCATCCATGCAGTTACTATTACCGGGTATGAAGATGTCCCTGCCAACAATGAGCAGGCACTGCAGAAAGCTGTGGCAAATCAACCAATTTCCGTAGCTATTGATGCTAGTGGGTCTGACTTTCAGTTTTACAAAAGTGGTGTCTTTACTGGTTCATGTGGAACTGAGTTGGACCATGGTGTCACAGCCGTAGGTTATGGTGTCGGTAATGATGGAACCAAGTATTGGTTGGTTAAGAATTCATGGGGAACTGATTGGGGTGAAGAAGGATACATTAAGATGCAAAGGGGAGTCGATGCAGCCGAAGGACTTTGTGGCATTGCAATGGAAGCATCTTACCCTACTGCTTAA
- the LOC11405340 gene encoding ervatamin-B, with protein MNACSHSHLHCKLAMMTSTILTTTIFILLMLCNTCVIASESECPPTHKQKSSDVEAMKKRFDGWVKRHGRKYKHNDEREVRFGIYQANVQYIQCKNAQKNSYNLTDNKFADLTNEEFQSTYMGLSTRLRSHNTGFRYDEHGDLPESKDWRKEGAVTEIMDQGQCGGCWAFAAVAAVEGINKIKSGKLISLSEQELIDCDVKSGNQGCQGGLMETAYTFIIENGGLTTEQDYPYEGVDGTCKMEKAAHYAASISGYEEVPADNEAKLKAAAAHQPVSVAIDAGGYSFQFYSEGVFSGICGKQLNHGVTVVGYGKETINKYWIVKNSWGADWGESGYIRMKRDTLSKEGMCGIAMQASYPLV; from the exons ATGAATGCATGCTCTCATTCTCATTTGCATTGTAAACTAGCCATGATGACAAGTACAATATTAACCACCACTATCTTCATTCTTCTCATGTTATGTAATACATGTGTAATTGCAAGCGAAAGCGAATGTCCTCcaacacacaaacaaaaatcatctgACGTAGAAGCCATGAAGAAGAGGTTTGATGGTTGGGTGAAACGACATGGTCGAAAATACAAGCATAATGACGAAAGGGAAGTCCGTTTTGGCATTTACCAAGCAAATGTTCAATACATACAGTGCAAAAACGCGCAGAAAAACTCCTACAATCTAACAGACAATAAATTTGCAGATCTTACAAATGAAGAGTTTCAAAGTACTTATATGGGTCTTAGTACTAGGTTGCGTTCACATAATACAGGATTCAGGTATGATGAACACGGTGATCTTCCAGAAAGCAAGGATTGGAGGAAGGAGGGAGCAGTAACTGAAATCATGGATCAAGGCCAATGTG GAGGTTGTTGGGCATTCGCTGCAGTGGCAGCTGTAGAAggcatcaacaaaataaaatcaggGAAATTGATCTCTCTGTCTGAACAAGAACTGATAGATTGTGATGTTAAAAGTGGTAACCAAGGTTGTCAAGGTGGCTTAATGGAGACAGCATATACATTCATTATAGAAAATGGTGGACTAACCACCGAACAAGACTATCCTTATGAAGGTGTAGATGGTACCTGTAAGATGGAAAAAGCCGCACATTATGCTGCGAGTATAAGTGGATATGAAGAAGTTCCTGCTGATAATGAGGCTAAGCTTAAAGCTGCAGCTGCTCATCAACCTGTGTCTGTTGCAATTGATGCAGGAGGTTATTCATTTCAGTTTTATTCAGAAGGCGTTTTCTCTGGCATTTGTGGAAAGCAACTCAATCATGGTGTAACCGTAGTTGGATATGGAAAAGAAACTATTAATAAGTATTGGATTGTGAAGAATTCATGGGGTGCTGACTGGGGTGAATCTGGTTATATCAGGATGAAGCGCGACACTTTGAGTAAAGAAGGTATGTGTGGCATTGCTATGCAAGCCAGCTACCCTCTAGTGTAG
- the LOC112420889 gene encoding LOB domain-containing protein 22, whose protein sequence is MQRNIISNNNGVHQACAACKHQRKKCSENCILAPYFPSNRSREFKAVHKVFGVSNITKFVRNAQEGDRRKVVDSLIWEALSRQKDPINGSYGEYTKVYNEYKRLFDELKMFRDHQNQLVQVQPQGKVRAETPDHNAVDYHHLHHGNHKNGIVDSTTIYNTYCSNYLQDLDSLRTEVVIPNIQQHSQSYYIADMSDQNPIDPSKMIGGRRALTQNHRKERQSGHIPKRGRRGRGDGSGTSQEAYQATQPEKSQDHIPEQQHIADDDDIAAAVAPAVLPLEPPFPGGSEDISLLHSYAKHVALPL, encoded by the exons ATGCAGAGAAatattattagtaataataatggGGTGCATCAAGCATGTGCAGCATGCAAGCATCAAAGGAAAAAATGCAGTGAAAATTGCATATTAGCACCATACTTTCCATCAAACAGAAGTAGAGAATTCAAAGCAGTGCACAAAGTGTTTGGTGTTAGCAACATAACAAAGTTTGTAAGGAATGCTCAAGAGGGAGATAGAAGAAAAGTTGTGGATTCATTGATATGGGAAGCACTTTCTAGGCAAAAGGATCCAATAAATGGTTCTTATGGAGAGTATACAAAAGTTTACAATGAGTATAAAAGATTATTTGATGAACTTAAGATGTTTAGAGATCATCAAAACCAATTGGTGCAAGTGCAACCTCAAGGGAAAGTTAGAGCAGAAACACCTGATCATAATGCTGTAGattatcatcatcttcatcatggAAATCATAAGAATGGTATTGTTGATTCTACTACCATTTATAATACATATTGTTCAAATTATTTACAAGATCTTGATAGTTTGAGGACAGAAGTTGTCATCCCAAATATTCAGCAGCACTCACAGTCATACTATATTGCAG atatgtCTGATCAGAACCCAattgatccatctaagatgattggtggtaggcgtgcgtTGACTCAAAACCACCGAAAGGAGAGGCAAAGCGggcacatcccaaagaggggaaGACGTGGGAGGGGGGATGGTTCAGGGACTTCGCAGGAGGCTTatcaggctacacagcctgaaAAGTCGCAG gatcatataccagAGCAGCAACATATagcagatgatgatgatattgcAGCAGCGGTTGCCCCAGCAGTGTTACCTTTGGAGCCTCCCTTTCCTGGAGGATCGGAAGATATATCTCTGTTGCACTCTTATGCCAAGCATGTGGCATTGCCGCTTtag
- the LOC11411730 gene encoding glucosidase 2 subunit beta: MDSLCFHSVLLLLVSTASCLSFSHPSFLGVHPLDAQYYSSEFIKCKDGSKSFSRDRLNDDFCDCSDGTDEPGTSACSAGKFYCRNLGSKPQFIVSSHVNDRFCDCCDGSDEYDGTIRCPNTCVMGGNAENMYGNYNSKVRDQSVFSEKETENGAKAEESAHSLSGLKLAIILQVVVVAFLVFLWSFRCYTRYRRRRSR, translated from the exons ATGGATTCTTTATGTTTCCACTCTGTTCTTCTTCTCCTCGTTTCTACTGCATCTTGTCTTTCCTTTTCACACCCTTCTTTTCTTGGCGTACACCCTCTAG ATGCTCAATATTATAGCTCTGAGTTTATCAAGTGCAAGGATGGATCAAAATCCTTCTCTAGAGACCGTCTCAATGATGATTTCTGTGACTGTTCTGATGGTACTGATGAACCTG GAACTTCAGCTTGTTCGGCAGGAAAGTTTTATTGTAGAAACCTAGGAAGCAAGCCACAGTTTATAGTTTCTTCCCACGTTAATGATCGCTTTTGTG ATTGTTGTGATGGGAGTGATGAATATGATGGAACCATTCGTTGTCCCAACACATGTGTCATGGGTGGGAACGCAGAGAACATGTATGGCAATTACAATTCAAAAGTACGCGATCAGAGTGttttttctgaaaaagaaacagaaaatgGAGCGAAGGCAGAGGAATCAGCTCATAGCCTCAGTG GTTTGAAATTGGCAATTATTCTACAAGTGGTTGTAGTTGCTTTTCTGGTATTTCTATGGAGTTTCCGTTGCTACACCAGATATAGGAGGAGGCGTTCCCGCTGA